The Aureispira anguillae genome contains a region encoding:
- a CDS encoding cytochrome-c peroxidase, whose protein sequence is MQRFVLLLIWSSILIGGIMGCVVVELNGPAFSTDFPVLKHPKGNELTALRVELGRRLFYDPILSRDSTISCSSCHKQQYAFADNLPTSPGVEGRKGVQNAPSLGNIGYATSFTRAGGVPTLEMQILVPIQEAHEFDFNILLIAKRLTQIPLYDSLSRLAYNRIPDPFVITRSLAAFERTLLTKESAYDQYVYQQEKKALSKAAKRGLKLFMSDRTNCSKCHTPPHFSNFAFENNGLYEVYADSGRMRLTHIEADRALFKVPSLRNVALTAPYMHDGSMASLTAVVNHYNKGAVVHKNKNSLIKPLGLSAKEQNDLICFLEALTDRNFIANPALGNPN, encoded by the coding sequence ATGCAACGATTCGTCTTATTACTCATTTGGTCTAGTATTTTGATTGGTGGCATAATGGGCTGTGTAGTAGTAGAACTGAATGGCCCTGCTTTTTCTACTGATTTTCCTGTTTTAAAACATCCCAAAGGAAATGAATTAACGGCTTTGCGAGTAGAATTGGGGCGTAGACTTTTTTATGATCCCATTCTATCTAGAGACTCTACAATCTCCTGTAGTTCTTGCCACAAACAACAATATGCTTTTGCTGACAATTTGCCAACTAGTCCTGGTGTAGAGGGACGAAAAGGCGTACAGAATGCTCCCTCCTTGGGCAATATTGGTTATGCAACTTCCTTTACACGAGCAGGAGGGGTGCCCACCCTAGAAATGCAAATTTTAGTCCCAATACAGGAAGCCCATGAATTTGATTTTAATATTCTTCTGATTGCAAAGCGATTAACTCAAATACCGCTTTATGACAGCCTGAGTCGTTTGGCGTACAATCGAATTCCCGACCCCTTTGTCATCACTCGATCGCTTGCAGCATTTGAGCGCACCTTATTAACCAAGGAATCCGCTTATGATCAATATGTGTATCAGCAAGAAAAAAAAGCACTATCTAAGGCTGCCAAGCGAGGGCTAAAATTATTTATGAGCGATCGGACGAATTGCTCTAAATGCCATACACCGCCCCATTTTTCTAATTTTGCTTTTGAAAACAATGGGTTATATGAGGTCTATGCCGATTCGGGGAGAATGCGATTGACACATATAGAAGCAGATCGGGCTTTGTTTAAAGTACCTTCCTTAAGGAATGTTGCGCTGACGGCTCCTTATATGCACGATGGTAGCATGGCTTCCTTGACGGCTGTAGTGAACCATTATAACAAGGGGGCTGTTGTTCATAAAAATAAGAATTCTTTGATTAAGCCCCTAGGTTTATCTGCTAAAGAGCAGAACGATCTAATTTGTTTTTTAGAAGCGTTGACCGATAGAAACTTTATTGCCAATCCTGCTTTGGGAAATCCTAATTAA
- a CDS encoding OmpA family protein: MLRFLLGLSIFVVWAVFARNYYICEIKGECGPPLVDVDSSFLENIPQTLDLTAGEHVILDNYPQFYFDHASHAYTYVDGNEKFLSLVATFLKEHPADSIKLWVTGYYLEDEKEAIVNSQLYNDLGIARAHTIIDKLIHEYKVAKSRIKAQSKLASDYPMLESLSFDIEGYVPPMEIAATEEDTALLEQIKTSVKNITYTDKSAKFEYNSGTFKPSRSFDVYVDSLKHYFERNPNDYLVIIGHTDSKGNAAYNQRLGLKRAKSVKAYLKEHDLVVTIKTQSKGKTSPMVEDKNPDGSYNIEAMAKNRRVNIIIKSTN, from the coding sequence ATGTTACGATTTCTATTAGGCTTGAGCATTTTTGTGGTGTGGGCTGTTTTTGCTCGCAATTATTACATCTGCGAAATAAAGGGAGAATGTGGTCCACCTTTGGTGGATGTTGATTCCTCTTTTTTAGAAAATATTCCCCAAACCTTAGACTTAACAGCAGGGGAACATGTTATTTTGGATAATTATCCGCAATTTTATTTTGACCATGCAAGCCATGCTTATACCTATGTAGATGGGAATGAAAAATTTTTGAGTTTGGTCGCTACTTTTTTGAAAGAGCATCCTGCGGATTCTATCAAGCTTTGGGTAACAGGGTATTATTTAGAAGATGAAAAAGAAGCGATTGTAAACAGCCAATTGTACAATGATTTGGGGATAGCAAGAGCGCACACCATTATAGATAAATTGATCCATGAGTATAAGGTTGCTAAATCCAGAATTAAGGCGCAATCAAAATTGGCGTCTGATTATCCAATGTTAGAATCGTTGTCTTTTGATATAGAGGGCTATGTGCCACCGATGGAGATTGCTGCAACAGAAGAAGACACTGCGCTTTTGGAACAGATCAAAACTTCTGTCAAAAATATAACGTATACAGATAAAAGTGCCAAGTTTGAGTACAATTCAGGAACATTTAAACCAAGTCGATCTTTTGATGTTTATGTCGATTCTTTGAAACACTATTTTGAGCGCAACCCCAATGATTATCTGGTTATTATTGGGCACACAGATAGTAAGGGGAATGCTGCCTATAATCAACGATTGGGACTTAAAAGGGCGAAATCAGTTAAGGCGTATTTAAAAGAGCATGATCTAGTGGTGACGATAAAAACGCAATCCAAAGGAAAAACCAGCCCAATGGTCGAAGACAAAAATCCAGATGGTAGTTATAATATTGAGGCAATGGCAAAAAATCGACGAGTAAATATTATAATAAAATCTACAAATTAA